In Candidatus Krumholzibacteriia bacterium, a genomic segment contains:
- a CDS encoding cytochrome C assembly protein: protein MQTRRNAVLESALFMWMAVALVMVFFYAPIEKEQGIVQKIFYFHVPLAWNAFLGFLIVFIASFRYLATRDPKWDARAVAAAEVGVL from the coding sequence ATGCAAACGCGACGGAATGCCGTCCTGGAGTCGGCGCTGTTCATGTGGATGGCGGTGGCGCTGGTGATGGTCTTCTTCTACGCGCCCATCGAGAAGGAACAGGGCATCGTGCAGAAGATCTTCTACTTCCACGTGCCGCTGGCCTGGAACGCGTTTCTTGGCTTTCTCATCGTGTTCATCGCGAGCTTCCGCTACCTCGCCACCCGCGACCCCAAGTGGGACGCGCGCGCGGTGGCGGCCGCCGAGGTGGGCGTGCTG
- a CDS encoding heme exporter protein CcmB, producing MLRVAAAVLWKDLKIEMRTRDAVSAAFVFAVLVLVVFNFALGGDTPEMRRLAAGFFWVAFAFSGTLALNRSSAIEKESGAGRALALAPVDAGGIYLGKFFANTIFLMATQLAVLPLFVIFFDVSVPAERIGWFAASFALGAIGFAAPGTLFSVVAANTRMRELMLPLLFIPISVPALIAAVETTSFALGGIDSAGFWFKLLLVYDVVFVTASLLVFEYALEE from the coding sequence ATGCTGCGAGTTGCCGCCGCCGTTCTGTGGAAGGATCTCAAGATCGAGATGCGCACCCGCGACGCCGTGAGCGCGGCGTTCGTGTTTGCGGTGCTGGTGCTGGTGGTGTTCAACTTTGCGCTGGGCGGCGACACGCCCGAGATGCGCCGGCTGGCGGCTGGGTTCTTCTGGGTGGCGTTCGCGTTCAGCGGCACGCTGGCCTTGAACCGCAGCTCCGCCATCGAAAAGGAATCGGGTGCGGGCCGCGCGCTCGCACTGGCGCCGGTGGACGCGGGCGGCATCTACCTGGGGAAGTTCTTCGCCAACACCATTTTTCTCATGGCGACGCAGCTTGCGGTGCTGCCGCTGTTCGTGATTTTCTTTGACGTGTCGGTGCCCGCGGAGCGCATCGGCTGGTTCGCGGCCTCGTTCGCGCTGGGTGCCATCGGCTTCGCCGCGCCGGGGACGCTTTTCTCCGTAGTGGCGGCCAACACGCGCATGCGCGAGCTGATGCTCCCGCTGCTGTTCATCCCCATCAGCGTGCCCGCGCTGATCGCGGCGGTGGAGACAACGTCCTTCGCGCTGGGCGGCATCGACAGCGCGGGTTTCTGGTTCAAGCTGTTGCTGGTGTACGACGTGGTGTTCGTGACCGCGTCGCTGCTGGTCTTCGAGTACGCACTGGAGGAGTGA
- a CDS encoding ABC transporter ATP-binding protein: protein MSAALACAGLTKRYGRVAALRAVDLSVTPGECVAIFGRNGAGKSTFLQIAGSLIRSYDGTVSIFGEDIKRASLETRRAVGFVLHDICLYSDLTVLDNLRFFARLYGVANPEARAIELLERVELGTRAASTIRELSRGMKQRAAIARALVHDPRLLLLDEPFTGLDEISSQSLATMLREFANHGGTVLMSTHDVERAYPVATRAVILERGALTYDRPTTEADLAEFRHAYWTVLFTGNTRGAPTPEPERPRA from the coding sequence ATGAGCGCGGCGCTGGCGTGCGCGGGGCTCACCAAGCGCTACGGCCGCGTGGCCGCGCTTCGGGCCGTGGACCTCTCCGTCACGCCGGGCGAGTGCGTGGCCATCTTCGGGCGCAACGGCGCCGGAAAATCCACCTTCCTGCAGATCGCCGGATCGCTCATCCGTTCCTACGACGGAACCGTAAGCATCTTCGGCGAGGACATCAAGCGCGCGTCATTGGAAACGCGGCGCGCGGTGGGCTTCGTGCTGCACGACATCTGCCTCTACTCGGACCTTACCGTGCTGGATAACCTGCGCTTCTTCGCGCGGCTCTACGGCGTGGCAAACCCGGAGGCGCGCGCGATCGAACTGCTGGAGCGGGTGGAACTGGGCACGCGCGCCGCGAGCACCATCCGCGAACTCTCCCGCGGCATGAAGCAGCGCGCCGCCATCGCCCGTGCGCTGGTGCACGATCCGCGGCTCCTGCTGCTCGACGAGCCCTTCACCGGCCTGGATGAAATCTCCAGCCAGTCGCTCGCCACCATGCTGCGCGAGTTCGCCAACCATGGTGGCACGGTATTAATGAGCACGCACGACGTGGAGCGCGCCTACCCGGTGGCCACGCGCGCCGTTATCCTGGAGCGCGGCGCGCTCACCTACGACCGGCCCACCACCGAGGCCGACCTGGCCGAGTTCCGTCACGCCTACTGGACGGTGCTCTTCACCGGCAACACGCGCGGCGCACCCACACCCGAACCGGAGCGGCCGCGCGCCTGA